Part of the Scrofimicrobium sp. R131 genome is shown below.
CGAGCGGCACGGCTTACAGGTGGAGCCGGGTCGACTCGTCTGGGAGGTGCGGGCAGCCTCTGCCGACAAAGGCGACGCCCTGCGCGAGCTGATTCGCCAACACCAGCCCCGCGCCGTCCTGATGGCGGGAGACGACCTGGGCGACCTGGCGGCTTTTGCCGCCCTGGCGGAGGCGGCCAAGCGGGGGATCTACACGTGTGCCCTGGTCAGTGACTCCCAGGAGCAGCCGGAGCTGCGCCGCTATGCCGACGTGCTCTGTGACGGGCCCGACGGGGTGGCTGCCTGGCTCCAACACCTGGTGTCCAACCTCCGCTAAGGCTAGGCCGGCAACCGGGGAACTGCCTCGAGCAGACGGCGAGTGTAGTCGCTGGTCGGGGTCCGAAGCAGCGTTTGGGTGGGGCCGGATTCTTCCACCCGTCCGCTCTGGAGCACCACCATTTCCTCACACAGGCGGGCCACCACGGCAATGTCGTGGCTGACCATCAGCAGCGTCAGTCCCAGCTGCTCTTTTAGCTCAGCCAGCAGGTCCAGCAGGTCGGCCCGCACCGAGACGTCGAGCGCGCTGACCGGCTCGTCGGCCACCAACACCTGCGGGTTGGGGGCGAGCGCCCGGGCGATGGCGATCCGCTGGCGCTGCCCTCCGGAGAACTGCGCCGGATAGCGGTCACCCACCTCGGGATCCAGGCCCACCTGGGCCAACACCTCGTCCACCCGGGCCCGGTGGGACCCGGGGATCTTCAACGAGGCTAGCGGCTCACCGACGATCCGGTGGATCTTCATCCGCGGGTCCAGGGACGAGCGTGGATCCTGAAAAACCATCTGCACCTGTCGGCGGAACTGGCGGGTCGCCTCACGTCCCTTGGGTGGGAGCGGCTCACCCCTCCAGGTGACCTCACCCTCAGTGGGGGTATCCA
Proteins encoded:
- a CDS encoding ABC transporter ATP-binding protein, whose product is MSEPLFALKDVTREFTRRGVTTRALSGVSLEVRSGRSLGIVGESGAGKSTILNLLLALDTPTEGEVTWRGEPLPPKGREATRQFRRQVQMVFQDPRSSLDPRMKIHRIVGEPLASLKIPGSHRARVDEVLAQVGLDPEVGDRYPAQFSGGQRQRIAIARALAPNPQVLVADEPVSALDVSVRADLLDLLAELKEQLGLTLLMVSHDIAVVARLCEEMVVLQSGRVEESGPTQTLLRTPTSDYTRRLLEAVPRLPA